GTCAAATCGGCAATCCGGTTTATGTCTCCTACAACAACGATCCGAAGCGCAAGTTACGCTACACCTGGGAAATGATCCAGGTGACGGATAATGAACCGACTTGGGTAGGGGTGAATACGGCGCTACCCAACCGCCTGATTAAAATTGCTTTGCAAAAACAACTGTTTCCCGAATTAGGCGATTATCAAGATATTCGCCCAGAAGTCGCCTATGGTTCCTCGCGGGTAGACTTTCTGCTGACAGGGGAAAAGACTCGTCCAATCTATCTGGAAGTGAAGAATACCACATGGGTCAAAGGTCGTTTAGCCTTATTTCCCGATACGGTGACGACTAGGGGACAAAAGCATTTACGCGAGTTAGCGGCTTTGCTACCGGAAGCCAGGGCGGTTATGCTTTATCTGATTAATCGCGCTGATTGTACCGAATTTGCCCCCGGTACCAGCGCTGACCCGGTTTATGGGAAATTATTTAATGAGGCGATCGCACTCGGCTTAGAGGTTCTCCCTTGTCGCTTTGCAGTCTCTCCCCAAGGGATTCGTTATTTGGGGTTGGCTAGCCTGAGAGGGTCTGAATAACGTCGTTTTGGGGGTTAAACTGAAAGGAAAATCCCTCACCCCCAATTCCTCTGTCTGTGAGAAGGCGATCGCAATCTCTAATTTTTAACTGCTAGAGTGAATTCCCCGTTGTTTCAACTGTTCGATGAAGAACTCTTCTAGGGAATGACGGGCAATATTGAGATGGGTCACTTTGGCATCCATCAAGCGCAGACTCGCCATAAAATCGTAGGGGTTGCCTTGAAGTTGTCCAAACCAACCCTCTTCTTCAAAGCTTAAATCGGGTATCCATTGTTTCAAAACTTGGATATTTCCGCCTATTCCCCGCACTTGATAGGCTTCGGAGGTGCCGAGGAGTTCGTCTAGGGAACCCATCTTAATGAGTTCGCCTTTAGCAAGGATGGCGACGCGATCGCAAATCTGCTCGACATCGGAAAGAATGTGACTATTAAAGAAAATCGTCTTTCCTTGGGCTTTAAGGGAAGTAATAATCTCGCGAATTTGATAGCGTCCCATTGGATCGAGTCCAGACATGGGTTCATCTAAAAATACCACCTCCGGATCGTTAATTAAAGCTTGTGCCATGCCGATCCGTTGCTGCATCCCTTTAGAATATTGTCGGATTTGCTTTTTCTTGGCCGCAGACTGCGCTAACCCCACTAAATCCAATAATTCCGGGATGCGGCGGCGTTGAACCGAACGCGGAACTTTCAATAAGCCTGCGGTAAATTGCAGAAATTCCCAACCCGTCAGGTAGTCGTAGAAATAGGAGTTTTCTGGTAAATAGCCAACGCGTTGCTTGATTTGGCGATCGCCAATCGGTTTCCCTAAGAGTA
The genomic region above belongs to Desertifilum tharense IPPAS B-1220 and contains:
- the sfsA gene encoding DNA/RNA nuclease SfsA, translated to MSLIYEYPQLHPGILVKRYKRFFADIELATGEVVTAHCPNTGPMTGICQIGNPVYVSYNNDPKRKLRYTWEMIQVTDNEPTWVGVNTALPNRLIKIALQKQLFPELGDYQDIRPEVAYGSSRVDFLLTGEKTRPIYLEVKNTTWVKGRLALFPDTVTTRGQKHLRELAALLPEARAVMLYLINRADCTEFAPGTSADPVYGKLFNEAIALGLEVLPCRFAVSPQGIRYLGLASLRGSE
- a CDS encoding ABC transporter ATP-binding protein, translated to MDSATAQPIQPATTDKPAVVQTFDLSKVYRTGFWMTQKIASLSNCTLSVYQGETFGLLGPNGAGKTTLLKMLLGIVRPTSGRAILLGKPIGDRQIKQRVGYLPENSYFYDYLTGWEFLQFTAGLLKVPRSVQRRRIPELLDLVGLAQSAAKKKQIRQYSKGMQQRIGMAQALINDPEVVFLDEPMSGLDPMGRYQIREIITSLKAQGKTIFFNSHILSDVEQICDRVAILAKGELIKMGSLDELLGTSEAYQVRGIGGNIQVLKQWIPDLSFEEEGWFGQLQGNPYDFMASLRLMDAKVTHLNIARHSLEEFFIEQLKQRGIHSSS